From a region of the Daphnia magna isolate NIES linkage group LG1, ASM2063170v1.1, whole genome shotgun sequence genome:
- the LOC116924209 gene encoding LOW QUALITY PROTEIN: F-box-like/WD repeat-containing protein TBL1XR1 (The sequence of the model RefSeq protein was modified relative to this genomic sequence to represent the inferred CDS: deleted 1 base in 1 codon), which produces MSFSSDEVNFLVYRYLQESGFQHSAYTFGIESHISQSNINGALVPPAALLSIIQKGLQYTEAEISVGDDGSERPMESLSLIDAVMPDVVASRQQQLQNNQKPQVVKTEPPNSNGDEPMHSYPNPNEGREEETGVEIPASKSTVLRGHESEVFICAWNPTTDLLASGSGDSTARIWNMNDNSSSPTQLVLRHCIQKGGTEVPSNKDVTSLDWNCDGTLLATGSYDGYARIWTTDGRLASTLGQHKGPIFALKWNKKGNYILSAGVDKTTIIWDASTGQCTQQFAFHSAPALDVDWQSNVSFASCSTDQCIHVCKLGSDKPTKSFQGHTNEVNAIKWDPQGNLLASCSDDMTLKIWSMKQDTCVHDLQAHNKEIYTIKWSPTGPGTNNPNMNLILASASFDSTVRLWDVERGLCIHTLTKHTEPVYSVAFSPDGKYLASGSFDKCVHIWSTQSGQLLHSYKGTGGIFEVCWNSRGDKVGASASDGSVFVLDLRK; this is translated from the exons atgagtttttcaAGTGATGAAGTAAATTTCTTAGTGTACCGCTATTTGCAAGAATCTG GATTTCAACACTCTGCTTATACGTTCGGCATTGAGTCCCATATATCCCAGTCCAATATTAATGGAGCCCTAGTACCACCAGCAGCCCTTCTTTCCATCATCCAGAAGGGCTTGCAATACACAGAAGCAGAGATCAGCGTTGGGGAT GATGGTTCTGAACGGCCCATGGAAAGTTTATCACTCATTGATGCTGTAATGCCAGATGTTGTTGCAAGTCGGCAACAACAACTGCAAAACAATCAGAAACCACAAGTGGTCAAAACAGAACCACCAAATTCCAATGGAGATGAACCAATGCATTCCTATC CTAATCCCAATGAAGGCAGAGAAGAGGAAACAGGAGTAGAAATACCAGCCAGCAAATCAACTGTTTTACGTGGACATGAATCAGAAGTATTTATCTGTGCCTGGAATCCTACCACAGATTTATTGGCCTCTGGTTCTGGAGATAGTACTGCCAGGATCTGGAATATGAATGACAACTCATCTTCACCAACACAACTTGTGCTTAGGCATTGCATTCAAAAAGGTGGAACTGAAGTTCCAAGCAACAAAGATGTCACATCACTTGATTGGAAT TGTGACGGAACTCTTCTTGCAACTGGTTCATACGACGGTTATGCTCGTATCTGGACTACTGATGGAAGACTCGCGAGTACCTTAGGACAGCACAAAGGACCTATTTTTGCACTCAAGTGGAATAAAAAAGGCAACTACATTCTTAGTGCTGGTGTTGACAAA ACAACCATTATTTGGGATGCCTCCACGGGTCAATGCACGCAGCAGTTTGCCTTCCATTCTGCACCTGCGCTTGATGTAGATTGGCAGTCAAATGTCAGTTTTGCATCTTGCTCTACAGACCAGTGCATTCATGTTTGTAAACTGGGCAGTGACAAACCAACAAAATCCTTCCAAGGGCATACA AATGAAGTAAATGCGATCAAATGGGATCCTCAGGGTAATCTTTTGGCTTCTTGTTCGGACGATATGACGCTCAAG ATATGGTCAATGAAACAAGATACCTGTGTGCATGATTTGCAAGCTCACAACAAAGAAATCTACACCATTAAATGGAGTCCCACTGGTCCCGGAACGAATAATCCAAACATGAATTTAATTCTGGCCAGTGCTTCGTTCGAC TCCACAGTTCGGCTCTGGGACGTAGAGCGTGGATTATGTATTCATACACTAACGAAGCACACCGAGCCAGTGTACAGTGTCGCATTTTCTCCGGATGGGAAGTATTTGGCATCTGGTAGCTTCGATAAATGTGTACACATTTGGTCTACCCAG TCGGGACAGTTGTTACATAGCTACAAAGGAACTGGTGGCATATTTGAAGTTTGCTGGAATTCACGTGGTGACAAAGTTGGTGCAAGTGCTTCTGACGGAAGT GTTTTTGTCTTGGATTTACGGAAGTAA
- the LOC116924499 gene encoding 60S ribosomal protein L10a: MSSKVSRDTLYEAVNNMLTQSKEKKRRFTETVEIQFGLKNYDPQKDKRFSGTVKLKHIPRPAMKVCILGDQQHCDEANANNLPCMDAEALKKLNKNKKLVKQLAKKYDAFLASEALIKQIPRLLGPGLNKAGKFPGPLTHSDSMVQKVEEVKGTIKFQMKKVLCLCVAVGHVKMSADDLAQNIHLSINFLVSLLKKHWQNVRSIHIKTTMGVPQRLY; this comes from the exons ATGTC GTCCAAGGTATCCCGTGATACGTTATACGAGGCTGTCAACAACATGTTGACCCAGtctaaagaaaagaagaggaggTTCACTGAGACTGTTGAAATTCAATTCGGTCTCAAGAACTACGATCCCCAAAAGGACAAGCGTTTCTCTGGAACCGTCAA GCTCAAGCACATCCCAAGGCCAGCAATGAAAGTTTGCATTCTTGGAGATCAGCAGCATTGTGATGAGGCTAACGCAAACAATCTTCCTTGCATGGACGCTGAAGCATTGAAGAAGCtaaacaagaacaagaaacTTGTTAAGCAGCTTG CTAAAAAGTATGATGCCTTCCTTGCCAGTGAGGCCCTTATTAAGCAAATCCCCCGTTTGTTGGGTCCTGGCTTGAACAAAGCTGGCAAGTTTCCTGGTCCACTTACCCATTCTGACTCCATGGTTCAGAAAGTGGAAGAAGTCAAGGGCACCATCAAGTTCCAAATGAAGAAG gtgTTGTGCTTGTGTGTTGCTGTCGGACACGTCAAAATGTCGGCTGATGACTTGGCCCAAAATATCCACTTGTCAATCAACTTCTTAGTATCACTGTTGAAGAAACATTGGCAGAATGTTCGTTCTATCCACATTAAGACCACCATGGGAGTCCCTCAGCGCTTGTACTAA